The following coding sequences are from one Acidobacteriota bacterium window:
- a CDS encoding helix-hairpin-helix domain-containing protein: MSLRPIVRALVVPVLGLSLSGIAAHPALAEGEGPAPAAHKVVNINQASADEIARLPRVGPKLAGRIVEHRSQHGAFKRPEDLMQVKGVGEKFFTTLKPYIAVSGATTLAEKVSSKGTRGGSKSAKTTSAGTKKPAKTKA; this comes from the coding sequence TCGTCGTCCCCGTCCTCGGCCTGTCGCTCTCCGGCATCGCGGCGCACCCGGCTCTCGCCGAGGGCGAGGGGCCCGCGCCGGCCGCGCACAAGGTCGTCAACATCAACCAGGCCTCCGCCGACGAGATCGCCCGCCTGCCGCGCGTCGGCCCGAAGCTGGCCGGCCGCATCGTCGAGCACCGCAGCCAGCACGGCGCGTTCAAGCGCCCCGAGGACCTCATGCAGGTGAAGGGCGTCGGCGAGAAGTTCTTCACGACGCTCAAGCCCTACATCGCCGTCTCCGGCGCGACGACGCTCGCCGAGAAGGTGTCGTCCAAGGGCACGCGCGGCGGGTCCAAGAGCGCCAAGACCACCTCCGCCGGGACGAAGAAGCCTGCCAAGACGAAGGCCTGA
- a CDS encoding NTP transferase domain-containing protein encodes MIAFVLAAGFGTRFRPATLATPKPLLPLNGRPILFHVFDHLLGQGADRFVVNAHHLGPALRAAVGDAYAGVPVDWSFEEKILGTAGGIRLAFARGLLGEHFLVANGDVLTTLPLGRLLAARHEPGVVSALAVLPNENPQRDTPLWADARGRLAAVGGPRPDGATGPWLFTGLQAATDALALRIPEGFAELAKDVLAPSAAGRDGAFALVPYSASDGLWFDLGTPERLAAAEASFRPR; translated from the coding sequence GTGATCGCGTTCGTCCTCGCCGCCGGTTTCGGGACCCGCTTCCGGCCCGCGACGCTCGCGACGCCCAAGCCGCTCCTCCCGCTCAACGGCCGGCCGATCCTCTTCCACGTCTTCGACCATCTTCTCGGGCAGGGAGCCGACCGATTCGTGGTCAACGCGCACCATCTCGGGCCGGCCCTGCGCGCCGCCGTGGGCGACGCGTACGCCGGCGTCCCGGTCGACTGGTCGTTCGAGGAGAAGATTCTCGGGACCGCCGGAGGCATCCGGCTCGCGTTCGCGCGCGGGCTGCTCGGCGAGCACTTTCTCGTCGCGAACGGCGACGTCCTGACGACGCTTCCCCTCGGGCGGCTCCTCGCCGCGCGGCACGAGCCGGGCGTCGTGTCCGCGCTCGCCGTCCTACCGAACGAGAACCCCCAGCGCGACACGCCGCTCTGGGCGGACGCACGGGGCCGGCTCGCGGCCGTCGGCGGCCCGCGGCCCGACGGCGCAACGGGACCGTGGCTCTTCACGGGCCTTCAGGCCGCGACGGACGCGCTCGCCCTTCGCATTCCCGAGGGCTTCGCCGAGCTCGCGAAGGACGTCCTCGCCCCGTCGGCCGCGGGCCGGGACGGCGCGTTCGCGCTCGTCCCCTACTCGGCGTCCGACGGACTCTGGTTCGACCTCGGCACGCCCGAGCGTCTCGCGGCGGCGGAGGCATCTTTTCGCCCTCGCTGA
- a CDS encoding class IV adenylate cyclase gives MRGPREIETKFRVADRERLEGRLEALGARPGPLEDEKNVLYDDAAGRLKSEGCALRLRTVDRLGLLTFKGPPKISRGIKNRLEWESRVESPEAVAAILEALGVQPSFRYEKRRTPWTFVDPSRPLVVVDETPLGLFAEIEGTEAAVRAMAGELGVAEADFIAESYVALWLAAREKDPSLPEDMVFT, from the coding sequence ATGCGCGGTCCGCGGGAAATCGAGACGAAGTTCCGGGTCGCGGACCGCGAGAGGCTGGAAGGGCGCCTCGAGGCGCTCGGCGCCCGGCCCGGGCCTCTGGAGGACGAGAAGAACGTCCTCTACGACGATGCGGCGGGCCGCCTGAAGTCCGAGGGGTGCGCACTCCGCCTTCGGACTGTCGACCGGCTCGGCCTCTTGACCTTCAAAGGACCTCCGAAGATCTCGAGGGGAATCAAGAATCGCCTCGAATGGGAGAGCCGGGTCGAATCGCCGGAAGCCGTCGCCGCGATTCTCGAAGCCCTGGGCGTCCAGCCCTCGTTCCGATACGAGAAGCGCCGCACGCCGTGGACGTTTGTGGACCCGTCGCGCCCGCTCGTCGTCGTGGACGAGACGCCGCTCGGGCTCTTCGCCGAGATCGAGGGGACCGAAGCGGCCGTGCGGGCGATGGCGGGCGAGCTGGGTGTCGCGGAGGCGGACTTCATCGCCGAGTCGTACGTCGCGCTCTGGCTCGCCGCGCGCGAGAAAGACCCGTCTCTGCCGGAAGACATGGTGTTCACGTGA